Proteins encoded together in one Bacteroides ovatus window:
- a CDS encoding sensor histidine kinase — MNLPVTQKHFLSFSRKLFLSVISLFLVFAICFIAYQYQREREYKIELLNTKLQDYNSRLYEQLENQPLDSEIINGYINNHILEDLRVTLIDAQGNVVYDSYPSHNNQMENHLNRPEVQKAIKHGNGYDVRRTSETTGVPYFYSATHYKDYIVRSALPYNVSLINNLQADPHYLWFTVIVTLLLMIIFYKFTNKLGTSISQLREFAMRADRNEPIEMAMQSAFPHNELGEISQHIIQIYKRLHETKEALYIEREKLITHLQISHEGLGIFTKDKKEILVNNLFTQYSNLISDSNLETTEEVFAISELQEIIHFINKNQQERSRGKGEKRMSVTINKNGRTFIVECIIFQDASFEISINDVTQEEEQVRLKRQLTQNIAHELKTPVSSIQGYLETIVSNENIPREKINVFLERCYAQSNRLSRLLRDISVLTRMDEAANMIDMERVDISVLVGNIINEVSLELDEKHITVVNSLKKSIQIKGNYSLLYSIFRNLMDNAIAYAGSNIQININCFREDENFYYFSFADTGIGVSPEHLNRLFERFYRVDKGRSRKVGGTGLGLAIVKNAVIIHGGSISAKNNQGGGLEFVFTLAKEK; from the coding sequence ATGAACCTGCCTGTAACTCAAAAGCATTTTCTTTCTTTTAGCCGAAAACTTTTCCTTTCGGTTATTTCACTATTCCTGGTATTTGCCATTTGTTTTATTGCGTACCAGTATCAACGTGAACGGGAATATAAAATAGAACTGCTAAACACCAAACTGCAAGATTACAACAGCAGGCTCTACGAACAACTGGAGAATCAACCTCTTGACAGTGAAATCATCAACGGTTATATCAATAACCATATCCTGGAAGACTTGCGTGTAACCCTTATTGATGCTCAAGGAAATGTTGTTTACGACAGCTATCCAAGTCATAATAACCAGATGGAGAACCACCTGAACCGTCCGGAAGTACAGAAAGCCATAAAACATGGCAACGGATATGATGTACGCCGTACTTCCGAGACAACCGGAGTTCCCTATTTCTATTCGGCCACTCATTATAAAGATTATATTGTCCGTTCGGCTTTACCTTACAATGTCAGCCTCATCAACAACCTGCAAGCAGACCCGCACTATTTATGGTTTACCGTAATCGTGACCTTATTATTAATGATTATCTTCTACAAATTCACCAACAAACTGGGGACTTCCATCAGCCAGCTCCGTGAATTTGCGATGCGCGCCGACCGGAACGAGCCTATCGAAATGGCTATGCAATCCGCCTTCCCGCACAACGAACTGGGAGAAATATCACAGCACATCATTCAAATCTACAAACGACTGCACGAAACCAAAGAAGCTCTCTACATTGAACGTGAAAAGCTAATCACCCACCTTCAAATCTCACACGAAGGACTAGGTATATTTACTAAAGACAAAAAAGAGATTCTTGTCAACAATCTTTTCACCCAATACAGCAACCTGATTTCAGACTCCAACCTGGAAACAACAGAAGAAGTCTTTGCCATCAGCGAACTGCAAGAGATCATTCATTTTATCAATAAGAATCAGCAAGAACGTTCGAGAGGAAAAGGTGAAAAACGAATGTCTGTCACCATCAATAAGAATGGACGGACATTTATCGTAGAATGTATCATCTTCCAGGATGCCAGCTTCGAGATTTCCATCAACGACGTTACCCAGGAAGAAGAACAGGTTAGACTCAAACGCCAACTGACCCAGAATATCGCCCATGAGTTGAAAACTCCCGTCAGCAGTATCCAAGGGTATTTGGAAACCATTGTCAGCAATGAAAATATTCCACGCGAGAAGATCAACGTATTCCTCGAACGTTGTTATGCACAAAGCAACCGTTTAAGTCGGTTATTACGCGACATCTCCGTACTCACCCGCATGGATGAAGCCGCCAACATGATCGACATGGAACGGGTAGACATCAGTGTGTTGGTAGGTAACATCATCAACGAAGTATCGTTGGAGCTTGACGAAAAACATATTACAGTCGTCAACTCCTTAAAGAAGAGTATACAAATCAAAGGAAATTACTCACTACTTTATTCCATCTTCCGTAATCTAATGGACAATGCCATCGCATACGCCGGAAGTAATATCCAGATCAATATCAACTGTTTCCGTGAAGATGAGAATTTCTACTATTTCAGCTTTGCCGACACAGGTATTGGAGTATCTCCCGAACATCTGAATCGTCTCTTCGAACGTTTCTACCGGGTAGACAAAGGTCGTTCACGGAAAGTAGGTGGAACAGGACTGGGACTAGCTATTGTGAAGAATGCCGTCATCATCCACGGTGGCAGCATCTCCGCCAAGAACAATCAGGGAGGCGGGCTGGAATTTGTATTTACATTGGCAAAGGAGAAGTAA
- a CDS encoding TonB-dependent receptor plug domain-containing protein encodes MKERTFKKMIFAVFYCQFLSIPLFAQQQKVDTTHTYSIPEITVSDIYQTREVRSTAPLQVFSKDALKNLHALQVSDAVKHFAGVTVKDYGGIGGLKTVSIRSLGAQHTAVGYDGITLTDCQTGQIDIGRFSLDNVDRLSLNNGQSDNIFQPARFFASAGILNIQTLTPQFTKDKKTNIAGAFKTGSWGLVNPSLLLEQQFNKTWSMSVNGEWMSSDGHYPYTLRYGSAEGDLSSREKRKNTDVQTFRAEAGLYGNFSDKEQWRLKAYYFQSSRGLPKATTFYNDHSTQHLWDKNTFIQSQYKKEFSQQWVFQTSAKWNWSYQRYLDPDTKNSLKKTENSYYQQEYYLSASVLYRLLSNLSFSLSTDGSINTMNADLNNFVHPTRYSWLTAFAGKYVNDWLTISASALATIINEDVKKGGSAGNHRKLTPYVSAAFKPFHNEEFRVRFFYKDIFRLASFNDLYYEEVGNTQLKPEKAKQYNIGLTYNKNVCSFLPYLSATIDAYYNKVTDKIIAYPTKNLAVWSMKNLGQVDIKGIDVTGSLSLQPGEKIRINLSGNYTYQRALDVTPPDPNTYESTYKHQIAYTPRVSASGQAGIETPWINLSYSFLFSGKRYALGQNIAENRLDSYSDHSISASRDFLIRKATTSFSLEVLNLMDKNYEIVKYFPMPGRSVRATIKIRY; translated from the coding sequence ATGAAAGAGAGAACATTTAAGAAAATGATCTTTGCAGTATTTTACTGCCAATTCTTATCCATACCACTTTTTGCACAACAGCAAAAGGTAGATACGACACATACATATTCTATTCCTGAAATAACAGTATCAGATATCTATCAGACTCGCGAAGTACGTTCTACCGCTCCCCTGCAAGTATTCTCCAAAGACGCCCTGAAAAACCTGCACGCCCTGCAAGTATCCGACGCAGTGAAACACTTTGCCGGAGTGACCGTAAAAGACTACGGAGGTATTGGCGGACTAAAAACTGTATCCATACGAAGCCTGGGAGCACAACATACCGCTGTTGGCTATGACGGGATCACCCTAACCGATTGCCAAACGGGACAAATCGACATCGGGCGTTTCTCACTTGATAACGTAGACAGACTTTCTCTAAACAACGGACAAAGCGATAACATCTTCCAACCTGCCCGCTTCTTTGCGTCAGCAGGCATCTTGAATATCCAGACACTTACTCCACAGTTCACAAAAGACAAAAAAACCAACATAGCAGGAGCTTTCAAAACAGGTTCCTGGGGATTAGTCAATCCCTCCCTCCTGCTGGAACAACAATTCAATAAAACATGGAGCATGTCAGTCAATGGCGAATGGATGTCTTCTGACGGACATTATCCATATACACTGCGCTATGGAAGTGCAGAAGGAGATCTGTCCTCACGTGAGAAACGGAAGAATACAGACGTACAAACATTCCGTGCTGAAGCCGGACTTTACGGTAACTTCTCCGATAAAGAACAATGGCGGTTGAAAGCCTATTACTTCCAATCCTCCCGGGGACTACCCAAAGCTACCACTTTCTACAACGACCATTCTACCCAACACCTGTGGGATAAAAACACTTTCATACAAAGTCAATACAAGAAAGAATTCAGCCAACAATGGGTATTCCAAACCTCTGCCAAGTGGAATTGGAGCTATCAACGTTACCTAGACCCCGATACAAAGAACTCATTAAAGAAAACAGAAAACAGCTACTACCAGCAAGAATATTACCTTTCCGCTTCTGTACTATACAGACTGTTGAGCAACCTCTCATTCTCTCTTTCCACCGACGGAAGCATCAACACCATGAACGCCGATCTAAACAACTTTGTACACCCCACGCGCTATTCATGGCTAACGGCATTCGCCGGCAAATACGTGAATGACTGGTTAACAATCTCCGCATCCGCATTAGCAACCATTATCAATGAAGATGTAAAGAAAGGCGGCAGTGCCGGCAATCACCGTAAATTAACCCCTTATGTAAGTGCTGCATTCAAACCTTTTCATAATGAAGAATTCCGTGTACGCTTCTTCTATAAAGACATTTTCCGTCTGGCAAGTTTCAACGACTTATATTACGAAGAAGTAGGAAACACACAACTAAAGCCGGAAAAAGCCAAACAATACAACATCGGACTGACATACAACAAAAATGTATGCTCGTTCCTACCCTATTTGTCAGCAACCATCGACGCTTATTATAATAAGGTAACAGATAAAATCATCGCTTATCCTACCAAGAACCTTGCAGTATGGAGCATGAAAAACCTGGGACAAGTTGACATCAAAGGTATTGATGTTACAGGAAGCCTCTCCCTCCAACCCGGGGAAAAAATCCGCATCAACCTCTCGGGTAACTATACATACCAACGAGCATTAGACGTTACCCCACCCGATCCAAACACGTATGAATCAACATACAAACACCAGATAGCCTACACTCCCCGCGTCTCCGCTTCGGGGCAGGCAGGTATCGAAACACCATGGATCAATCTGTCTTACTCATTCCTATTTTCAGGAAAGCGCTATGCGTTGGGACAAAACATTGCCGAAAACAGATTAGATAGTTATAGCGACCACAGTATTTCTGCAAGCCGTGATTTCCTGATAAGAAAAGCCACCACCTCTTTCAGCTTGGAAGTACTGAACCTGATGGACAAGAATTACGAGATTGTGAAATACTTCCCAATGCCCGGACGATCTGTAAGAGCAACAATAAAAATAAGATATTAA
- a CDS encoding YncE family protein, whose amino-acid sequence MKRKLIYIFWCWLSSILLFMACDDMEDKPFTSGIIGDPTETGTAELYVLCEGLFNQNNSSLARFSFGNQQMVRDYFKAVNHRGLGDTANDMAIYGSKVYVVVNISSTVEVIDFRTGTSLKQIQMQAENGSSRQPRYITFHKEKAYVCSYDGTVARIDTTSLSIDAITTVGRNPDGICVQNEKLYISNSGGLDYSSGLGVDNTVSVVDIATFKESSKIIVGPNPGKIIAGPDETVYVATRGEDIEAGDYNFVKIDCRTNKVTQCNEKVQNFAIDGDIAYLYNYNYTTQTSSIKMFNLKTEETIRENFITDGTVIKTPYGININPYSNNVYITEARDYTTYGDLLCFNQQGQLMFRLNNIGLNPNTIVFSDKASQSNIDDNDDDTENPLAFANKVWEYRPAPGQFINTTTSAYKDGFTYDEILEEATRRIQQKSLITLGGFGGYIVLGFPQPIPNVTGEYDFKVRGNAYYNSKTGTGKLGGSAEPGIVFVSKDANGNGKPDDEWYELKGSEYGKDTETREYEITYYRPNLANQNVFWKDNKKNEGYILRNSYHNQESYYPLWIEDDEITFQGTRLKDNAVLENGLWVGYCYPWGYADNHPNTKEGSNFKIDWAVDSNGTPADLDQIDFVKIMTAVNQDAGQMGEISTEVTTVENLHFKK is encoded by the coding sequence GTGAAAAGGAAATTAATATATATATTCTGGTGCTGGCTGTCATCGATCTTGTTATTCATGGCATGTGATGACATGGAAGACAAACCTTTCACATCAGGCATTATAGGTGATCCGACAGAAACAGGTACCGCCGAATTATATGTATTATGTGAAGGACTGTTCAACCAGAATAACAGCTCATTGGCACGTTTCTCTTTCGGTAATCAACAAATGGTTCGTGATTACTTCAAAGCAGTCAACCACCGAGGATTAGGAGATACAGCCAACGATATGGCTATTTATGGAAGCAAGGTGTATGTCGTAGTCAACATCTCCAGTACAGTAGAAGTGATAGATTTTCGTACAGGAACCTCATTGAAACAAATTCAGATGCAGGCAGAAAATGGGAGTTCCCGCCAACCACGCTATATCACTTTTCATAAAGAAAAAGCATACGTATGTTCCTATGACGGAACCGTTGCGCGTATAGACACAACTTCCCTCTCCATAGATGCTATCACAACAGTGGGACGTAACCCTGACGGCATTTGTGTACAAAACGAAAAGCTATATATTTCCAATTCCGGCGGATTGGATTATTCATCAGGGCTGGGTGTAGATAATACAGTATCCGTTGTCGATATTGCCACATTCAAAGAGAGTAGCAAAATTATAGTAGGCCCGAATCCCGGTAAAATAATAGCAGGTCCGGATGAAACCGTCTATGTAGCCACCCGTGGCGAAGATATAGAAGCCGGAGATTATAATTTCGTCAAGATAGACTGCCGGACAAACAAAGTCACTCAATGTAACGAGAAAGTGCAAAACTTCGCCATCGACGGAGACATAGCCTACCTATATAATTACAACTACACCACACAGACTTCTTCTATCAAGATGTTCAATCTGAAAACAGAAGAAACAATCCGTGAGAATTTCATAACCGATGGAACTGTGATAAAGACACCTTACGGTATCAATATCAACCCTTACAGCAACAATGTATATATCACCGAAGCACGCGATTACACCACTTACGGCGACTTACTTTGTTTCAACCAACAAGGACAACTCATGTTTCGCCTAAACAACATCGGACTTAACCCGAATACCATCGTATTCAGTGACAAAGCCTCACAAAGCAATATTGACGACAATGACGATGACACGGAAAACCCTCTAGCTTTCGCCAATAAAGTATGGGAATACCGCCCTGCTCCCGGACAATTTATCAATACTACCACATCAGCATACAAGGATGGATTTACCTACGATGAAATATTGGAAGAAGCAACCCGCAGAATCCAGCAAAAATCGCTTATTACATTAGGAGGATTCGGTGGCTACATTGTTTTAGGATTCCCACAGCCCATTCCGAATGTAACGGGAGAATATGACTTCAAAGTAAGAGGTAATGCTTACTACAATTCCAAAACCGGAACAGGAAAACTGGGAGGAAGTGCCGAACCGGGAATTGTATTCGTATCCAAAGATGCAAACGGTAATGGAAAACCTGATGACGAATGGTATGAACTGAAAGGCAGCGAATACGGGAAAGATACAGAAACCCGAGAATATGAAATAACCTATTACCGTCCGAACCTAGCCAACCAAAATGTTTTCTGGAAGGATAATAAAAAAAACGAAGGATATATTCTCCGCAACAGTTACCATAATCAGGAATCCTATTATCCACTTTGGATAGAAGATGATGAAATCACATTTCAGGGAACACGCCTAAAAGATAATGCTGTCTTAGAAAATGGATTATGGGTAGGATATTGTTATCCATGGGGATATGCAGACAACCATCCCAACACCAAGGAAGGCAGTAATTTCAAGATAGATTGGGCTGTGGACAGTAACGGCACACCAGCCGACTTGGATCAAATAGATTTCGTTAAGATTATGACTGCAGTTAACCAAGACGCAGGACAAATGGGTGAAATATCAACCGAAGTCACAACCGTTGAAAACTTACATTTCAAAAAATAA
- a CDS encoding GNAT family N-acetyltransferase, whose protein sequence is MAEDYKLIDNEEKHRYEFQIDGKIAEIDYIKSNNGEIYLVHTEVPASLGGKGVGSQLAEKALADIERQGLRLVPLCPFVAGYIHKHPEWKRIVMRGIHIK, encoded by the coding sequence ATGGCAGAAGATTATAAATTAATAGACAACGAAGAAAAACATCGGTATGAGTTTCAGATCGATGGCAAAATAGCTGAAATAGACTATATCAAATCAAACAATGGAGAAATATACCTTGTACATACCGAAGTACCCGCCTCATTAGGCGGCAAGGGAGTAGGCTCACAACTTGCGGAAAAAGCATTGGCAGACATCGAGCGACAAGGTCTACGCCTGGTACCGCTTTGCCCGTTTGTAGCCGGATATATTCACAAACATCCGGAATGGAAGCGAATTGTAATGCGTGGTATTCATATTAAATAA
- a CDS encoding response regulator transcription factor yields the protein MNDYRILVVDDEEDLCEILKFNLENEGYEVDTANSAEEAMKMDISSYHLILLDVMMGEISGFKMANILKKDKKTAKVPIIFITAKDTENDTVTGFNLGADDYISKPFSLREVIARVKAVLRRTVTTETERVPERLTYQSLVIDITKKKVSIDDEEVPLTKKEFEILLLLVQNKGRVFSREDILARIWSDEVYVLDRTIDVNITRLRKKIGVYGKCIVTRLGYGYCFEAE from the coding sequence ATGAACGATTACCGTATTCTAGTTGTCGACGATGAAGAAGACCTCTGTGAGATTCTGAAATTCAATCTTGAAAACGAAGGTTATGAAGTTGATACTGCAAACTCTGCTGAAGAAGCAATGAAGATGGACATCAGCAGCTATCACTTGATTCTCCTCGATGTGATGATGGGAGAAATCTCCGGATTCAAAATGGCGAACATCCTGAAAAAAGACAAGAAAACAGCTAAAGTGCCTATTATCTTTATCACAGCAAAAGATACCGAAAACGATACTGTGACCGGATTCAACCTGGGAGCAGACGATTATATTTCAAAACCTTTCTCGCTGCGTGAAGTCATCGCCCGTGTGAAAGCCGTATTAAGACGCACAGTAACAACGGAAACGGAAAGAGTCCCCGAACGTCTTACTTATCAGTCGCTCGTTATTGACATCACAAAGAAAAAAGTAAGTATCGACGATGAAGAAGTGCCATTGACCAAAAAAGAATTTGAGATCTTGCTTCTGCTGGTACAGAATAAAGGACGTGTATTTTCCCGTGAAGACATCCTGGCCCGCATCTGGAGTGACGAAGTGTACGTGCTCGACCGTACTATCGACGTAAACATCACCCGTCTGCGTAAAAAGATTGGGGTATACGGCAAATGCATTGTCACCCGTCTCGGATATGGATACTGTTTTGAAGCTGAATAA
- a CDS encoding DUF5106 domain-containing protein yields MKTNIHILPAICILCLCACKSGNASSLNKNDVRQDTIKTFTLPAIPPMMTAPEQRADFLVKHYWDNVNFADTNYIHHPEVTEQAWADYCDILNHVPLETAQEAMRKTIEQTNVDKKVFTYITDLADKYLYDPNSPMRNEEFYIPVLDAMLASPLLEEIEKVRPKARRELAQKNRIGTKALNFSYTLASGAQGSLYQQQADYILLFINNPGCHACTETIDALKNAPIINRLLGQKKLTVLSIYPDEELDEWRKHLNEFPKEWINGYDKKFAIKEQQLYDLKAIPTLYLLNKEKTVLLKDATAQAIEEHLTNIELK; encoded by the coding sequence ATGAAAACAAACATCCATATTCTTCCAGCTATATGCATCCTTTGCCTTTGTGCCTGCAAAAGCGGCAACGCTTCCAGTCTGAACAAAAATGATGTAAGACAAGACACCATTAAAACCTTTACATTGCCTGCCATCCCCCCAATGATGACAGCCCCGGAACAACGGGCAGACTTTCTGGTAAAACACTATTGGGATAACGTCAACTTCGCCGACACTAATTACATCCACCACCCCGAAGTGACCGAACAAGCTTGGGCGGATTATTGTGACATACTGAATCACGTCCCGTTGGAAACTGCACAAGAAGCCATGCGGAAAACAATCGAACAAACGAATGTAGACAAAAAAGTATTCACCTACATCACCGACCTGGCGGATAAATATTTATACGACCCCAACTCCCCCATGCGTAACGAAGAATTCTATATTCCCGTATTAGACGCCATGTTAGCTTCTCCCTTGTTAGAGGAAATTGAGAAAGTACGTCCTAAAGCCCGCCGGGAATTAGCACAGAAAAACCGTATCGGAACCAAAGCCCTGAACTTCAGCTACACATTAGCTTCCGGCGCACAAGGCTCCCTCTATCAACAGCAAGCCGACTATATCCTCCTATTCATCAACAACCCCGGCTGTCATGCCTGCACAGAAACAATAGATGCCCTGAAAAACGCACCTATCATCAACCGACTTTTGGGACAAAAGAAACTAACAGTCCTCTCTATCTACCCTGACGAAGAGTTGGACGAATGGAGAAAACACCTGAATGAATTCCCCAAAGAATGGATCAACGGATACGACAAGAAATTTGCCATCAAAGAACAACAACTATATGATTTGAAGGCTATCCCCACCCTCTACCTTTTAAACAAGGAAAAGACCGTGCTCCTAAAAGATGCCACCGCACAAGCTATCGAAGAACACCTAACTAATATTGAATTAAAGTAA
- a CDS encoding DUF3805 domain-containing protein, translated as MQGKKFISPGAWFSMNYPSDWNEFEDGEGSFLFYNPDVWTGNFRISAFKGKAGYGKDAIRQELKENDSASLVKVGTWECAYSKEMFQEEGTYYTSHLWITGVDDIAFECSFTVPKGGVVKEAEDVIATLEVRKEGQKYPAELIPVRLSEIYLINEGYEWVVSTVKQELKKDFQGIEEDLEKLQQVIDSGKIGSKKKEEWLAIGITVCAILANEVDGMEWKTLIDGNREAPVLQYKDRTIDPMKLVWSKVKAGEPCNVIEEYKKCLD; from the coding sequence ATGCAAGGCAAGAAATTTATCTCTCCCGGAGCATGGTTTTCTATGAACTATCCATCAGACTGGAATGAGTTTGAAGATGGCGAAGGCTCTTTTCTTTTCTATAATCCCGATGTATGGACGGGGAATTTTCGTATATCCGCATTTAAAGGAAAAGCCGGTTATGGCAAAGATGCCATCCGGCAGGAACTGAAAGAGAACGATTCGGCTTCATTGGTGAAAGTCGGAACGTGGGAATGTGCGTATAGCAAAGAAATGTTTCAGGAGGAGGGAACTTATTATACTTCCCATTTGTGGATTACAGGCGTTGACGATATTGCTTTTGAATGTTCTTTCACCGTGCCTAAAGGTGGAGTTGTGAAGGAGGCGGAAGATGTAATCGCTACTTTGGAGGTACGTAAAGAAGGGCAGAAGTATCCTGCTGAATTGATTCCTGTACGTCTTTCTGAAATTTATTTGATTAATGAGGGATATGAATGGGTGGTATCTACTGTGAAGCAGGAACTGAAAAAGGATTTTCAAGGAATAGAAGAGGACTTGGAGAAACTTCAACAAGTGATTGACAGCGGTAAGATTGGTTCGAAAAAGAAAGAAGAATGGTTGGCTATTGGTATCACTGTTTGTGCAATTCTGGCAAATGAAGTGGATGGCATGGAATGGAAAACGTTGATTGACGGCAACCGGGAAGCTCCTGTTCTCCAATATAAAGATCGGACCATCGACCCGATGAAGCTCGTTTGGAGTAAAGTAAAGGCGGGAGAGCCTTGCAATGTAATAGAAGAATATAAGAAGTGTTTGGATTAA
- a CDS encoding DUF4465 domain-containing protein, giving the protein MKKLSLLLLLSVFIFCGCSDDDDTKTYILSLPNYETHTLDMGDQENPDDSWSVSSEWGTTNYKYNLLTDASGIFEFDCVSSTYGFYSDSFAFTNCTVEDCPDFASYDYRAITKKGVINNTYVIVGAAGYKIGKNSDKEAAIRFRDHDNPNELEDYRVKGLYVTNSVYAYSSMKEGTGYYGEEEIFGSNDSFKLTIYNYDKTMHVDCYLAEGTNLLDQWKWVDLTSLGETKGLKFSLTSTKKNEYGPLTPTYFCLDGITIED; this is encoded by the coding sequence ATGAAAAAATTATCCTTATTATTACTATTATCAGTATTTATATTTTGTGGCTGTAGCGATGATGACGATACAAAAACATACATACTTAGCTTGCCTAATTACGAAACTCATACACTCGACATGGGCGATCAAGAAAATCCGGATGATTCATGGTCAGTAAGTAGTGAGTGGGGAACAACTAACTATAAATACAATCTGTTAACTGACGCAAGTGGAATCTTTGAATTTGACTGTGTATCTTCAACATACGGTTTCTATTCAGATAGCTTTGCATTTACGAATTGTACAGTAGAAGATTGTCCAGACTTCGCAAGCTATGATTATCGCGCTATCACCAAAAAAGGGGTAATCAATAATACATACGTTATCGTTGGAGCTGCCGGATATAAAATCGGAAAGAATTCTGATAAAGAAGCCGCAATACGATTCAGAGATCACGACAACCCTAATGAACTGGAAGACTATAGAGTAAAAGGACTATATGTAACAAACAGTGTCTATGCTTATAGCAGTATGAAAGAAGGAACTGGATATTATGGTGAAGAAGAAATATTCGGAAGCAACGACTCATTCAAACTTACTATCTACAATTATGATAAAACAATGCACGTAGATTGTTATTTGGCAGAAGGAACCAATCTCCTCGATCAATGGAAATGGGTAGATCTAACTTCATTGGGAGAAACGAAAGGACTAAAATTCTCATTAACATCTACCAAAAAGAATGAATACGGTCCATTGACACCGACCTACTTCTGTCTTGACGGTATCACTATCGAAGACTAA
- a CDS encoding tryptophanase translates to MELPFAESWKIKMVEPIRKSTREEREQWIKEAHYNVFQLKSEQVYIDLITDSGTGAMSDRQWAGMMLGDESYAGATSFFKLKEMITKLTGFEYIIPTHQGRAAENVLFSYLVHEGDIVPGNSHFDTTKGHIEGRHAIALDCTIDAAKQTQLEIPFKGNVDPDKLQKALTEYAERIPFIIVTITNNTAGGQPVSMQNLYEVRAIADKYGKPVLFDSARFAENAYFIKMREEGYRDKTIKEITREMFSLADGMTMSAKKDGIVNMGGFIATRRADWYEGAKGFCVQYEGYLTYGGMNGRDMNALAIGLDENTEFDNLETRIKQVEYLAKKLDEYGIPYQRPAGGHAIFIDAPKVLTHVPQEEFPAQTLTVELYLEAGIRGCEIGYILADRDPVTHENRFNGLDLLRLAIPRRVYTDNHMNVIAAALKNVYERRESITHGVRIAWEAPLMRHFTVQLERL, encoded by the coding sequence ATGGAATTACCTTTTGCTGAATCATGGAAAATCAAGATGGTAGAACCCATCCGGAAAAGCACACGTGAAGAGCGTGAGCAATGGATTAAAGAAGCACATTATAATGTCTTTCAACTCAAATCAGAACAAGTTTATATCGATCTCATCACCGACTCCGGCACCGGAGCGATGAGTGACCGTCAATGGGCGGGAATGATGCTAGGTGATGAAAGCTATGCCGGAGCGACCTCATTCTTCAAGTTGAAAGAGATGATTACGAAACTAACAGGATTTGAATACATCATACCAACCCATCAGGGACGTGCCGCTGAAAATGTTCTTTTCTCTTATTTGGTACATGAAGGAGACATTGTGCCCGGCAACTCACATTTTGACACCACCAAAGGGCACATCGAGGGACGTCATGCCATCGCATTAGACTGCACCATCGATGCAGCCAAACAAACCCAACTAGAAATACCGTTTAAAGGAAATGTAGACCCTGATAAATTACAGAAAGCCCTCACAGAATACGCTGAACGGATTCCTTTTATCATCGTCACCATCACCAACAATACAGCCGGAGGACAACCCGTCTCTATGCAAAACCTGTACGAAGTACGTGCCATCGCCGACAAATATGGCAAACCCGTACTTTTCGACTCTGCACGTTTTGCCGAGAATGCCTACTTCATCAAAATGCGCGAAGAAGGTTACCGAGACAAAACTATCAAAGAAATCACACGGGAAATGTTCTCTCTTGCCGATGGCATGACAATGAGCGCCAAGAAAGACGGAATCGTCAATATGGGCGGATTTATTGCCACGCGACGTGCAGACTGGTATGAAGGTGCAAAAGGCTTCTGTGTACAATACGAAGGCTATCTCACCTACGGAGGCATGAACGGACGGGATATGAACGCCCTCGCCATCGGACTGGACGAAAACACCGAATTCGACAACCTCGAAACACGTATTAAACAAGTGGAATACCTGGCAAAGAAACTGGATGAATACGGAATCCCTTACCAACGCCCAGCCGGAGGACACGCCATCTTCATTGATGCGCCTAAAGTGCTGACACATGTTCCTCAAGAAGAATTCCCGGCGCAGACGCTAACCGTAGAGCTCTACCTGGAAGCCGGTATCCGTGGATGCGAAATCGGTTATATCCTTGCCGACCGTGATCCGGTGACCCATGAAAATCGCTTTAACGGCCTTGACCTACTTCGCCTCGCAATCCCCCGCAGAGTATATACCGACAATCACATGAATGTAATAGCTGCCGCCCTCAAAAATGTATATGAACGCAGAGAAAGCATCACTCATGGAGTACGTATCGCCTGGGAAGCTCCCTTAATGAGACACTTCACAGTTCAATTGGAAAGATTATAA